CGTAAGCCGCTAAAGGAGGCCCATTTAGCCCGTAAGCACCGCCCAGAATACCCGATAAAAACCCGCAAATAAAAAGCCACCATTTGTCGTCTTTCCTGATTGTAATTGTCAATCTATCCATTAATGAAAAAAGTGAATAGATAATTATCAAAGATCCCAAGCCAATCTTTACAAGTTTTGCATCTACGTAGGTAAGAAGAAATAACCCTATTGGAATGCCTAATATTGCATAGATAATTAGCCATTTTGCACTTTTAAAAAGAATCTTTGAATGATCTTGAATTACGATAACTAAAGCAATGACAATAGACAACATTACAGATAGAGGTACTGCTGTTTCAACAGGTAGAAAAAAAAGAAAAAGTGGTACTGCTATCAATGATTCCCCGAAACCCAAAGTCGATCTAACAAGTGAAGCAATAAAGCTAATAATGAGGATTAGAATAATTGTCAAAGTCATATAGTTATTGTCATTCTCTATTATTTTATGTTCAGGTAAAATAGTGATGGACGTTTTCATCAGTCTTTATAATCCGTTAATAACCATTCCTAAATCTCCAATAGGGGCCTCAAATTTATTGATTTGTTTTTGAATTCTTTTTATCAATCCGATTTCTTTTTGA
The Arachidicoccus soli DNA segment above includes these coding regions:
- a CDS encoding sulfite exporter TauE/SafE family protein, translated to MKTSITILPEHKIIENDNNYMTLTIILILIISFIASLVRSTLGFGESLIAVPLFLFFLPVETAVPLSVMLSIVIALVIVIQDHSKILFKSAKWLIIYAILGIPIGLFLLTYVDAKLVKIGLGSLIIIYSLFSLMDRLTITIRKDDKWWLFICGFLSGILGGAYGLNGPPLAAYGNFRKWTAKQFRATLQAYFLPVSFLGFIGYYLKGLVTVEVNEYFLISLITAIPAIFIGRFLNHKLNNRSFFKYVYWGLIVIGIALIIISLK